A portion of the Neorhodopirellula lusitana genome contains these proteins:
- a CDS encoding MFS transporter, which yields MDNRKKLLTAGILTLVAAGIGFGVRGGLLEIWSAEFGFTMTELGSITGGGLVGFGAVILFAGFMIDTIGYKKLLMIALVCHVVSAVMLFAATPVFNASGKDAVYTLLYWSMFIFAVGNGICEGVINPLTADLFPKQKTHYLNILHSGWPAGLVIGGLIVFAKGIVAWEILMATFLVPVAIYGFIVMFETFPKTAAQQGTTSYGGMLSRLLGPFFLILLVAHACVGYVELGTDSWINKITGSILSSATLGTALFIYTSLLMTVLRFFAGPIVHKISSLGLLLVSALIGAAGLYLISIGDSVPFMFFAATIYAVGKTFLWPTMLGVLGERFPQSATIGMAIMGCVGMLSAGALGGPGIGYKQDYFASGQLQEQSPETFERVKAPNENAFLFFPPITGIDGSAAAMLGDNGAAIENEREIAGEAWEGEKFDELRKQYDWWQANKEFAAVDAAPVAEANLLGSRMALRVTALVPLTMAVLYFILLFGFKRTVVAHEEPTDAQSAADDEEPPATSY from the coding sequence ATGGACAATCGTAAAAAACTTCTAACCGCCGGCATCTTAACCCTGGTCGCTGCCGGGATAGGCTTTGGCGTTCGGGGCGGTTTGCTTGAAATTTGGTCCGCCGAATTCGGCTTCACGATGACTGAATTGGGCAGCATTACTGGTGGTGGGCTGGTTGGTTTCGGAGCCGTGATTTTGTTCGCGGGTTTCATGATCGACACGATCGGCTACAAGAAATTGTTGATGATCGCGTTGGTTTGTCACGTGGTTTCAGCCGTCATGTTGTTTGCGGCGACGCCGGTCTTTAACGCCAGCGGTAAGGACGCGGTGTACACGTTGTTGTACTGGTCGATGTTCATCTTTGCGGTCGGAAACGGGATTTGCGAAGGTGTGATTAACCCACTGACGGCGGATCTGTTTCCTAAACAGAAGACTCACTACTTGAATATTTTGCACTCCGGTTGGCCAGCTGGTTTGGTGATCGGTGGCTTGATCGTGTTTGCGAAGGGAATCGTTGCCTGGGAAATCCTGATGGCCACGTTCTTGGTGCCTGTGGCGATTTACGGTTTCATTGTGATGTTCGAAACGTTTCCCAAGACGGCTGCTCAGCAAGGAACCACGTCCTATGGCGGAATGCTTTCCCGTTTGTTGGGCCCCTTCTTCTTGATTCTGTTGGTTGCCCACGCCTGTGTGGGATACGTCGAATTGGGAACCGATAGCTGGATCAACAAGATCACCGGCAGCATCCTCAGCAGCGCCACGTTGGGAACGGCACTGTTCATCTACACGTCACTTTTGATGACCGTGCTGCGATTCTTTGCCGGCCCAATCGTGCACAAGATTTCTTCGTTGGGGTTGTTGCTAGTGAGCGCCTTGATTGGTGCGGCAGGTTTGTACTTGATCAGCATTGGCGACAGTGTCCCGTTCATGTTCTTTGCCGCGACCATTTACGCGGTCGGTAAGACCTTCCTGTGGCCGACCATGTTGGGTGTTTTGGGCGAGCGTTTCCCACAAAGTGCCACCATCGGCATGGCGATCATGGGCTGCGTCGGCATGCTGTCAGCCGGAGCACTGGGCGGACCCGGCATTGGCTACAAGCAAGATTATTTCGCGTCGGGCCAATTGCAGGAACAGTCGCCTGAAACCTTTGAGCGAGTGAAGGCACCGAACGAAAACGCATTTTTGTTCTTCCCACCGATCACGGGGATCGACGGTTCGGCCGCCGCGATGCTGGGTGACAACGGTGCCGCGATCGAAAATGAACGCGAAATTGCCGGTGAGGCTTGGGAAGGCGAGAAGTTCGACGAGCTTCGTAAGCAATACGATTGGTGGCAAGCCAACAAGGAATTTGCTGCTGTCGATGCTGCACCCGTCGCCGAAGCTAACTTGCTGGGCAGCCGAATGGCCTTGCGGGTGACCGCGTTAGTGCCCCTGACGATGGCGGTTTTGTACTTTATCTTACTGTTTGGATTCAAACGAACCGTCGTTGCTCATGAAGAACCGACCGATGCTCAATCGGCGGCCGACGACGAGGAACCACCGGCCACCTCTTACTAG